GCTGGCCGCCCTTGCGGCGATACGCGACGAACGCCTTCCCCGCGAGAAAGAGCGCCGGTCTGGGAAGCTCGCGGAGATCGACACCGAGGCCGCTGACCGCCTCATCCAGCGCCTCGACCGTCGAGAATGTCAGCGACAATTCGGCATAGATGATGGGGTTGATCGCAAGACGATGCACCTGCGACTGCCGGCGCAGCATGTCGATCGACCAATCCGCCCACTGCGGATCGTCTTCCAGCACGTCGACCAGGACGTCGGTGTCGACAAGCAGCATCAGTCGTCGCCACGCAGCAAGGCCATCAGGTCGTCCGTGCGCCACCTTACGTCGGCCTTGCCGCGCATGCGTTCGAAGCGATCATTCTCGTCGTGCAGTGTCCCGGGGCGTGTCAGTACCACCTCGCCCTCGCGGTTGATTCGAAACTCGATCGCGCAGCCGGGCTCGAGATGCAGCGCATCGCGGATGTGCTTGGGGATCGTCACCTGCCCCTTGCTCGTCAGTGTGGTGTGCATGTCGAACCTCCCTCTCATCTTCATTTCTTACACGCACGTGCAGCGTAATACCCTGATCAGCTAGCCGCAAGCGCCAAGCGTGCCTGCGGCCGCACGCTCGGGTAGACTCCCGCCTTTTCCGCCCCACCGAACACCCCAACGAGGTACCCGTAGTGGCCCAATACGTCATGTCGATGCTCAGGGTGAGCAAGATCGTTCCGCCCAAGCGTCAGATCATCAAGGACATCTCCCTCTCCTTCTTCCCCGGTGCCAAGATCGGCCTGCTCGGCCTCAACGGCTCGGGCAAGTCCACCGTGCTGCGCATCATGGCCGGCGTGGACAAGGAGTACGACGGCGAGGTGCAGTGGCTCGCCGGCCAGCGCATCGGCTACCTGCCGCAGGAACCGGAGCTCGACCCCACCAAGACCGTGAAGGAAGAGGTCGAGGCTGCGCTCGGCGAGATCATGGAGGCGCGCCAGAAGCTCGACGAGATCTACGCCGCCTACGCCGAACCCGACGCCGACTTCGACAAGCTGGCCGAGGAGCAGGCGAAGTACGAGAACATCCTGTCTACGGCCGGCAGCGACGTCGAGACCCAGATGGAGATCGCCGCCGACGCGCTGCGCCTGCCGCCCTGGGACGCGGTGATCGGCAATCTGTCCGGTGGCGAGAAGCGCCGCGTCGCGCTGTGCAAGCTGCTGCTGTCCAAGCCCGACATGCTGCTGCTGGACGAGCCGACCAACCACCTCGACGCCGAATCGGTCGAGTGGCTGGAGCAGTTCCTGACCCGCTTCCCCGGCACCGTGGTAGCCGTCACCCACGACCGCTACTTCCTCGACAATGCCGCCGAGTGGATCCTCGAACTCGACCGCGGCCACGGCATCCCCTGGAAGGGCAACTACTCGTCCTGGCTGGAGCAGAAGGGCGACCGCCTGGCGCAGGAAGCCAAGCAGGAAGCCGCGCACCAGAAGGCGATGAAGACCGAGCTGGAGTGGGCGCGCTCCAACCCCAAGGCGCGCCAGGCCAAGTCCAAGGCCCGCCTGGCCCGCTACGAGGAGATGGCGAGCGTCGAATACCAGCGCCGCAACGAGACGCAGGAGATCTTCATCCCGCCCGGCGAGCGCCTGGGCGACAAGGTCATCGAGTTCCACGGCGTCAGCAAGGCCTTCGGCGACAAGCTGCTGATGGACAACGTCAGCTTCGCCATCCCGCCGGGCGCCATCGTCGGCATCATCGGCCCCAACGGCGCCGGTAAGTCGACCCTGTTCAAGATGATCGAGGGCCGTGACAAGCCGGACTCGGGCACGGTGGAGATCGGCGCCACGGTGAAGATCGCCGCGGTCGACCAGACCCGCGAGGGCCTGGCCAACGACAAGACGGTGTTCGATGCCATCGCCGACGGCGCCGACGTGCTCACCGTGGGCCGCTTCGAGATGCCCAGCCGCGCCTACATCGGCCGCTTCAACTTCAAGGGCGGCGACCAGCAGAAGATCGTCGGCAACCTCTCCGGCGGCGAGCGCGGGCGCCTGCACCTGGCCAAGACCCTGATCCAGGGCGGCAACGTGCTGCTGCTCGACGAACCCTCCAACGACCTCGACGTCGAGACCCTGCGCGCGCTCGAGGACGCGCTGCTGGAATTCGCCGGCTGCGCGCTGGTGATCTCGCACGACCGCTGGTTCCTCGACCGCATCTGCACCCACATCCTCGCGGCCGAGGGCGACTCGCAGTGGTTCTTCTTCGAGGGCAACTACCAGGAATACGAAGAGGACAAGAAGAAGCGCCTGGGCGAGGAAGGGGCGAAACCGAAGCGCATCCGCTACAAGCCGATCGCGCGCTGATCGACCGACCGTTCGTCCGTCTCACCCGGCAAGGCCCGCTGCAGCGATGCAGCGGGCCTTTGCTTTTGGCTCTCCACTGACCACGCCGAGCCCTCCTCCGCACTTTTCTCTCGCTGGAGGCCGTGCAACACGCTCACCCGCGATAACCACATTTGCATATTGACTATGCATTTGGCGTTTGCCATGATCATGCCATCTTCATCACTGGACGGATTGATCATGTCGGCACGACTCCACAACGGCAGCCAGCGCGGTCAGGGCATGACCGAGTACATCATCATCGTCGCGATGATCGCGATCGCGGCCATCGCGGTGTACCAGTACTTCGGGCAGACCGTCCGCAACCAGACGGCTGCGATCGCCCAGGAGCTGTCCGGCAAGGACGGCACCGCGGCGAAGAATGCCGCCCAGACCGCGTCCGACAAGGCCAAGACGGTCGGTGACCAGAAGCACACGCTCGACACCTACGTGAATCAGGTCGGCAAGTAGCCAGACCCGAGCGCACGGCTAAGCAGACCGGGTTGCGATCACGGCGATGAGCACGAACGACTTGATCCGACAGGGCGGGCAGGTCCTGCCGCTGGCTGCGGTCCTGCTCGTCGCGGTGGCCGCGACCCTGCTCTACATGTTCAACAGCGGGCAGCTGGTGCAGGAGAAGCTGCGCCTGACCAACACCGCCGACGCGGTCGCCTACAGCGCCGGCGTGTTCGAGGCGCGGATGCTGAACTACGACGCCTACACCAACCGCGCGATCGTCGCCAACCAGATCGCAATCGGGCAGGCCGTGGGGCTTGCGTCGTGGGCGAAATACATGGGCACCGCGGCCGGCAACATCGGACCCTATCTCTACCTGATCCCCGGCGTCGGTCCCGCCCTGCAGACCGCGATGAGTCACGTCGAATCGGTCATGGACGTCCTCACACCGGCGCTGGCGGCGACCATCCCGCTTCATGACGCGGCGATCCAGGCGCTCGCGCTGTCGCAGCAGGCCATGCACGGCCCCGGCGACGCGGTGGCACTGGCCAACCGTCTCGCGCTGATGCAGCGCATCGCGCAGGAGAACGATCCGCACGCCGTGGTCGATCCCATCCCGCTCAGCGACGACTTCGTGGGCTTCACCCGCGACCATGCCTCACGCGAGGAGCGCCGCCGCATGGGCCGCATCGTCAACGCGAGCCGCGACGCCTTCCTCCAGAGCCGCAACTGGGACTTCGGCCTGGTCGTGCTGTGCACCGGCATCGAACTGCGCAAACGGGGCGGCACCGAGCTGATCGACCTCGTCGACGGCTGGAAATCGATGGACACCCTGTCGGCGCATCACCACCGCATCCGCCGCTTGCGTTGCCGGCGCAGCGAGAACCCGCTCGGCTACGGCAGCGCCTTCTCGGACGACGGCCTGGCCGACGGCGCCTACAGCTACTCGGGCTCGCGCACCAGCAATCCACGCGCCAGCCGGCGCGCCGACTCGTCCGCCGGGACCGCCAGCGGTTTCGAGCCCGCCCCCCACAGCCTGGGCGGCGGCGCCATTCCGAGCTTCAGGGAGCTCTCGACGGATGCGCTTGCCGCACCCGACCCCGTCGCCGGCCTGAGCATCCGGGTCACCAAGGACGCCACGGACCTGCGCTTCTCGGGCGGCGCGAGCGTGGTCCGGCCCACGGGACGGCTGCAGCTCTTCGAGGGTGCGCTGCCGGGCCGGCAGGCGGCCGCGATCTCGCGCGTCGAGGTGTTCTTCGAGCGCCCGGACGGCGGCAACGGCCTGCATCCGGGCAAAGCCGAACTGGGCAGCCTGTTCAACCCCTACTGGCAGGCACGCCTGGCTCCCGTCAGCGCCACGGAGCGGGCCCAGGCACAGCTTCGCCAGGGCAGCGCACAACTTCCCTGACTGGACAGCGGACTTCGTGATGTCACGCATAGACCATTCAAACGCCATGTTCCGCGGCCGCGACTGCCTTCGAAGCGCGGCCGCGCACACCGGACGCCCGCCGAAACCTTGCGGCCTCGGCCTCGCCTGCACTGCGTCCTCGTCCGCCCGCCGATGGCGGTCCATCGGCGGCGCGCTCATGTCCGCCGGGCTTGTTCTCGCATCCCACTGCGCCGCATCCGAGACCATCGACGGCGGCTACGAGATCCGTCGCCAGGGATCGTCACCTCACGCGCGGCAGATCGCGGCGATGCAGCGCGACGCCGCCGAGGCCCAGTGCAGGCGGGCCGGCGAACTGTGCGCGATGATCGGCTCGACCCAGGGCGAGGCCAGGGGTGCAGAATGTCTCGCCCGCATGCGCCCCGGGCCGTTCGAACTCGTCGGCAGGCTCGACACCGTGGGCGACTACGAAGTGACCGAGTATCACCACCCCGGCCTGCACAAATCCTCGATCACCAAGCGTATTGCCGAGCTGGTCCCGGTCTCGGCCTGCCGGCTGGAGATCCTGCAGCGCGAGACCACGACCCTCATCCATTACGGCCCGCAGCGGCGCACGCTGCTCACCCGCGTCATCGACCCCCGGCGCGGCGCACAGCCCTGGTTCAGCCAGACCTTGCCGAAGCTGGACGCAGGATCGATCGCACTGGTTCGCCAGGCGCTAGCCCTCGACTCCCTTGCGCCGCTTGGATCACAGGCCGGCGGCACATCGGTCGCCGGCACGCCGGGCCCGGACGATGCCCGCATCGCGGGCCGGGACTGCCGCTGGATGGGCACCCCGCCCCCGATGCGGGGCCGGGTCTGCCTGCTCCGCCAGGGGATCGGCATGCCGATCAACGAGAGCCTCGGCGCGGAGATCAGCGGCCCCGGGGAGGAAGGCCCCGTGGTCCTGCTCCGCGAGCAGGTGGTGCGCTTCCGCGGGCCGGTGGAGCTTCCTGCCCGCGCCTTCGAGCCGGACGACATCGTCGCCAGGCCCGGACACCCGCCCGATGCCACCGGCGTTCGCTGCGCGCGCACGACAGCCCCTGCCGGCATCGACCCATGCACGGAGCTTGCCGATGAGCCTGTCGATGACTGAACAGCGCAGATGCGTGCACGAGGTCCGCGGCCAGTCCACGGTGGAGTTCCTGGTCCTGGCGCTGGTGCTCAGCCCGCTTTTCCTGATCGTGCCCCTGCTGGGCAAGCAGCTCGACATCGCGCAGACGGCGACCGCCGCCAGTCGCTACCTGGCTTTCGAGGGCATGGTGCATCACGGCGCCAGCCCGCTGGGCTGGAAGTCCGACGCGCTTCTCGCCGCCGAGGTCCGGCGCCGCTTCTTCGGCAACAGCGATGCGCCGATCAAGACCGGCGACGTCGCCGGCGACTTCGCCGCTCACCGCAACCCGCTCTGGCATGACCACCGCGGACGAGCCCTGCTGCCCGTCTTCGCCACCCATGTCGGCGCCACCAGCCGCAGGGAAACGATCGCCCAGCCGTTCGGCGCGATCTTCGCGTCGAGGATGGACCTGGATGAGCGCAACCTGCATACCGGCACGGTCCGCGTCGATCTCGCCAGGATCGAGGACCTGCCGCCCTTCGACACGCTCGACCTGTCCATCGAGCGTCGCACGACCGTACTCCTCGACACCTGGGCCGCCTCGGGTCCGGACGCCGTTCGTCACGCCATACGCGCTGACGGATCGAACCCGCTGGGCCATTTCCCCTACCGCCCGCTGCAGCTGCTGGTCGCGCCCCTGAAGCCCTTCGTTGCCGTGCTCGAAGGCGCCAGTCCGCCCGAGATCGGGCGGGTCGATCCCGACATCGTCCCGGAAGACCGAATCCGATGAGGCGTCGTCTCCCCTTCCTGCTGATGCTGATCCCGGCGAGCGTCATGGCCGATCCCTGGCCAACGGTCGAGCACCCCGGCGGCGCGCGCGTCGAACGCCTCGGCCAGCACGTGCGTCTCAACGGCATCCCGATGCGCATGACGCGGGCGCTGTCCGCGGCCCCCGCGGACGAGATCGTCGCCCATTACCGCAGCGCCCTGGGCGCGCCGGTCGCACATTCGCGCGTGGGCGCCACCGAGGTGCTCGCCCAGTGGCGTGGCGAGCACTTCATCACGGTCACGATCGCACCGCTGGCCGGCGGCGCGAGCGAAGCGCTGCTCTCCATCACCGACCTGCGGGGCGCCCGCGAGGCCGCAGCGAGGCCGACCGGATTCGTGCTGCCCGGCGGCTCCGAACTGCTCTCCGACATGGAATCCATCGACGGCCCGGTGAGCGCCCGCCAGCTGGTTCTCGTGAATGCGCATGAGCTGCACGCCAACCTCGGATCGTTCTCGGCGAGTCTCGCCGGCCGCGGCCTGCGCCCGGTCGGCCGGCCGCAGGCGGTGTCCGACGACGCGCTGGTACAGGGCTTCGAAGGCCCGAGCGGCGAGGCCAGGCTCGTCCTCGTGCGCCGCGACGGCACGACCAGCGCCGTCCTCACCCTGCTCTCACGAAACCCATGACGCCGCCCGCCCGAATCCTTGAACGCGGACAGGCGCTCGCCGAATACCTCGTCGCGCTGCTCGTGCTGACGATGCTCCTCGGCATCGCCGCCGCCGGCGACGACTCCGTGGTCGACACCCTGCTCGCCGCAATCCGCTCCGCCTTCGATCGCCAGAGTGCCTTCATCTCGCTGCCGCTATGACCACACCGCAGACACCGCCAAGAACCCGCAAGAACTGGATCGTGCTCGGCGTCGCGCTCGCGCTGGGCGCACTCGCCGCCTTTACGGCGAGCAACTACCTGTCCGAACGGATGGCTGAGATCGAGGCGCGCGCGACCGACGTCGACACCGTGCAGGTCGTCGTCGCCAAATCCGATCTCGCCAGCGGGACGCGGATCACGCCCGACACGGTGGCGGTGCGCGCGATTCCCCGCGCCTGGGCGCACTCGAGCGCGATCACGCCCGACCAGTACAGTCGCGCCGAGAGCATGGCCCTGGCCTATCCCGCCACCGCCGGCGAGCCGCTGCTGTGGACGCAGCTCGAGGGGCGGCGCGCACCGACCTTCTCCGCACGCCTCGACGCCGGCCAGCGCGCGGTCACGGTGCCGGTGGACGAGATCAGCTCGCTCTCCGGCATGGTCGAGCCGGGAGACCGCATCGACGTCGTCGTGTCGGTACGCAATGAAACCCGCAGCTTCACCTTCACTCTGCTCCAGGCCGTGCCGGTGCTCGCGACCGGCAGCCGGGTCGAGCTCGGCGAACGCGACCCGGAAGGCCGGCCCCGCGGCTACACCACCATCACGCTCGACACCTCGCCCGAGGACGCCAAGCGCGTCATCGCCGCGCGCGAGATCGGCCGCGTCACCGCCCTGCTCAGGGCGCCCGGCGACCTCGCGCCGGTCTCGGCCGCCATCACCGACGCCCGCAAGCTGCTCGGCCTTCCCGCGGACGACGGCCGGGGCATCAGCACCGTCCCGGTGATCTATGGCGGCGGCCCGATCACCAGCGGGCTGCACTTGCGGCCGCGCCCGGAGGACGCCCCGGACTGATCCGGCACGACCCGCTTCCGCCCTTGCTGTCCCTGGCTACCGACCGTCTTCGCCCGTCCATTTCACGCCCCCAAGCCCCCCGACCACGCCGATGCGCCTACTCGCCACTGCCCTCCTCCACCTCTTCGCGCTGTGCTACCCGCTGGCCGCCCTCGCCGCCGAGATGCCGGAACTGACGATGTTCCTGGGCGAGACCCGCGTCATCGGCGAGCCCAACGCCGGCCGCCTCGCGGTCGGCAACGGCAAGGTCCTGTCCGCCGCGGTGCTCGACGACCGCGAGATCCTCCTCATCGCCAACGAGGTCGGCGTCTCGTCGCTGCACATCTGGAACGCCACCGGCCGCAACCGCCGGCTCAAGGTCACCGTGGTCCCGGCCGACACCGCGCGCGTCAACCGCGAGATCGCCGCCTTCCTCGCCGCCATCCCCAACGCTCGCAGCTCGGTGATCGGCGACAAGGTGGTGGTCGAGGGCGACCGGCTGAGCAACCGCGACCAGGCCCGCATCGCCGAACTCGCCAAGCGCTATCCACAGATCATCGACTTCACCAACCCCATCGGCTGGGAAAAGATGATCGTGATGGACGTCCACATCGTCGAGTTCCCGATCAACATGCTGCGCGAGGTCGGTCTGGCCTGGAACGCCACCGGCGGCGCCGCGATCGGCGGCGTGTGGATGCCCGGTCGCCGCGGCAACGCCCCGCTGCAGATCGACATCCGCACCGGCAGCGACAACGCCCCGCCCATCGTCAATCCGGACGGAAACGGCGGCCAGGTGCCACTGAGCTCCAGCCTCAACCTGCTGTCCGCGATCAACGCCGGCCTCAACGCCCAGTTGCGGCTGATGGAGCAGAACGGCTCGGCATCCATCCTCGCCCAGCCGGTGCTGTCGGCGCGCAACGGCGCCGAGGCGAGCTTCCTCGCCGGCGGCGAATTTCCCTACAGCGTCAGCAACATCAACGGCACCACGATCCAGTTCAAGCCCTACGGCATCCGCCTGCAGATCACCCCCACGGTCGACCACAACGGCGTGATCCGCGCCCGCATCATGAGCGAGGTCAGCGACCTCGACCTCTCGGTGATGGGCGACTCCGGCCCGGCACTGCGCACCCGCAAGACCGAGACCGAATTCAACGTCATGGACGGCGGCACCATCGTGCTGAGCGGCCTGCTGACCCGCGACGTCAATGCCGCGATCGACAAGGTGCCCTTCCTCGGCGACATCCCGGTGCTGGGCGCGCTGTTCCGCTCGCGCCGCTTCCAGAACAACGAGACCGAACTCGTCGTCTTCGTCACCCCGCGAGCGGTCGACAGGCACAGCGTCGACCAGGACGAAAGCATGCTCCGCGCCCGCCAGCGCCTGGACGGTGTTCCGCGTGCCACCGAGCCCGATCTGGCCGCCGTGCCGGGCCTGCCGGCACCGGTCGAGGACCGCGTCGTTCCCGGCCAGCCCACCGGGGCCGGCAGCGAAACCATGTGAATGAACGACTGATCGCGGAGTACCACAGCCATGTTCCAGGTCACCATCAGCCATCCCGAGAGCCCCACCCGCATAGAGGCGATCACCGACACCTCGGTGCTCATCGGCAAGGGACCCGACTGCCGCCTGCGCCTGCCGGGCTGGAAGATCGGGCGCGAGCACGCCCGCATCTACCGCACCAGGACAGGGCTTCACATCCAGGACCTGGGCCAGCTCTTCGGCACCAGCGTCAACGGCAACCGCCTGCAGCAGTACGGCCCGATCGCCCCGACCGACCAGATCACGGTGGGCCCGTTCACCCTGGTCATCGAGGATCGCCTGCAGGCGCAGGCCGAGGGCGAAGCGCTCGAGGCCCGCGCCGTGCCGCCGGGTGAGGCCACGCCCACGGCCCCGCCCGCCGCCGGCACCGCCTCTTCACGCGGCCCCCTCCTCTCACCCGGCGCCTCACCCATCCCGGCATCGCCCACACCCCAGCAGTTCTGGCGCAAGCGCATCCACGAAGCCCTGCTCGACGCCATCGACCTGCGCCGGCGCGATCTGGTGCGCATGAGCGACGAGGAGTTGCGCGCCGAGACCGAAGCGCTGCTGATCGAACTCATCGACAAGGAAGCCGCGCTTCCGGAGAGCATCGATCGCGACACGCTGCGCCGCGAGGTGCTGAACGAGGCGGTCGGCCTCGGGCCGCTCGAAGCCCTGCTCGAAGACGACACGATCAGCGAGATCATGGTCAACCGCCATGACGAGATCTACGTCGAGCGCAACGGCCGCCTCGAACGGCACCCCGGCAGCTTCACCAGCGAGCGCGCGGTGCTCGGCGTCATCGAGCGCATCGTCACCCCGATCGGACGCCGCATCGACGAAGCGTCGCCGATGGTCGACGCGCGCCTGAAGGACGGCTCGCGGGTCAACGCCATCATCCCCCCGCTCGCCATCAAGGGGCCGGCGCTGAGCATCCGCAAGTTCGGCCGCAAGCTGTTTTCCGCCGCCGACCTCGTCGCCCTCGGCGCGATGAGCCCGCAGATGGCCGAGTTCATGCGCATCTGCGTGCTGCATCGCAAGAACATCCTGATCTCCGGCGGCACCGGCTCGGGCAAGACCACGCTGCTCAACGTGCTGTCGAACTTCATCCCCGATGGCGAACGCATCATCACCATCGAGGACGCGGCCGAGCTGCGGCTGGCGCACTCGCACCTGATCAGCCTGGAGACGCGCCCCGCCAACGCCGAGGGCCGGGGCCAGATCGCCATTCGCGACCTGGTCCGGAACGCCCTGCGCATGCGCCCCGACCGCATCGTCGTCGGCGAATGCCGCGGCGGCGAGGCGCTCGACATGCTGCAGGCGATGAACACCGGCCACGACGGCTCGCTCACCACGCTGCACGCCAACACCCCGCGCGACGCCCTGGCCCGCCTCGAAACCCTGGTGCTGATGGCGGGCATGGACCTGCCGTTGACGGCGATCCGCGACCAGATCGCCTCGGCCGTCGACATCGTCATCCAGCAGGCCCGGCTTCCGGACGGCCGGCGCGTCGTCACCGCGATCGTCGAAGTCGCCGGCACCGAATCCGGTCGCATCCAGATGCAGGAACTGTTCCGCCACGAACAGCTCGGTCGCGACGCCGACGGCCGCGTTCGGTCCCGCTTCACCGGCTGCGATGCCGTCCCCGCCTTCTACGAGGCGCTCGCCGAATCCGGCGTCCGCCTCGACCTGTCGCTGTTCGCCGCCCACGGCCAGGCGAGCGAGCCATGAACCTCACCCTCGTCCTCGTCGTCGTCGCCGTCACCATCGCGCTGCTGGTGTGGGCGCTGGCCGACATCGCCATCCGCCTGCTGCACGCCTGGCGCGACCGCTTCACGCGCGAGACCGGCTTCCACCTGCACGAGCTGTTCCTGTCCCTCGATCCGGCGCGCCTGTACACGCTGAACCTCGCGCTGACGCTGCTGATCGCCGGTGCGGCCTGGCTGCTCACCGCCAACTTCGTCGTCGCGCTGGTTGTCGCCACCGGGCTGGCCCTCGCCCCGGGCGCGGTCCTCCGCCGCCTGCGCGCGCGCCGCTGCGAACGCATCGAGCAGCAACTGCCCGACGCCCTGCAGATGCTCGCCGGCACTGCGCGTGCAGGACTGTCCCTGCCGGCGGCGCTGCGCCAGGTCACCACCGAGCTCGCCCCACCGCTGGCACAGGAGCTGCTGCTGGTGCAGCACGAGCAGCGCCTGGGGGTGAGCCTGGACGACGCGCTCGAGAACCTCGCCCTGCGCGTGCCGGCGCAGCCGGTCAAGCTGATGGTGTCGGCCATGCGCATCGCCAACGAGACCGGCGGCGGCCTGGCCGAAACGCTCGAGCGCACCGCCACCACGCTGCGCAGCCAGCAGGCGATGGAACTCAAGATCCGCGCACTCACCGCGCAAGGCAAGCTCCAGGCCTGGGTCGTCGGGCTGCTGCCGATCTTCCTGCTGTGGGTGCTCAGCCGGATGGAGCCGGACGCGATGGCGATGCTGTGGACCACGCGGCTGGGCTGGGGCGTGCTCGCCGCCGTGCTGGTCATGGAATTCATCGGCGTGCTGCTGATCCGCCGCATCGTCGCCATCGACATATGAACGCCGACACCTCGCCCCCGCTCCTCGCGCTCGATCCGGGCGTGATCATCGCCG
This genomic stretch from Thauera sp. GDN1 harbors:
- a CDS encoding type II toxin-antitoxin system VapC family toxin, which produces MLLVDTDVLVDVLEDDPQWADWSIDMLRRQSQVHRLAINPIIYAELSLTFSTVEALDEAVSGLGVDLRELPRPALFLAGKAFVAYRRKGGQRNSVLADFFIGAHAAVEGWPILTRDPRKYRQYFPSVELLTP
- a CDS encoding type II toxin-antitoxin system PrlF family antitoxin; this translates as MHTTLTSKGQVTIPKHIRDALHLEPGCAIEFRINREGEVVLTRPGTLHDENDRFERMRGKADVRWRTDDLMALLRGDD
- the ettA gene encoding energy-dependent translational throttle protein EttA encodes the protein MAQYVMSMLRVSKIVPPKRQIIKDISLSFFPGAKIGLLGLNGSGKSTVLRIMAGVDKEYDGEVQWLAGQRIGYLPQEPELDPTKTVKEEVEAALGEIMEARQKLDEIYAAYAEPDADFDKLAEEQAKYENILSTAGSDVETQMEIAADALRLPPWDAVIGNLSGGEKRRVALCKLLLSKPDMLLLDEPTNHLDAESVEWLEQFLTRFPGTVVAVTHDRYFLDNAAEWILELDRGHGIPWKGNYSSWLEQKGDRLAQEAKQEAAHQKAMKTELEWARSNPKARQAKSKARLARYEEMASVEYQRRNETQEIFIPPGERLGDKVIEFHGVSKAFGDKLLMDNVSFAIPPGAIVGIIGPNGAGKSTLFKMIEGRDKPDSGTVEIGATVKIAAVDQTREGLANDKTVFDAIADGADVLTVGRFEMPSRAYIGRFNFKGGDQQKIVGNLSGGERGRLHLAKTLIQGGNVLLLDEPSNDLDVETLRALEDALLEFAGCALVISHDRWFLDRICTHILAAEGDSQWFFFEGNYQEYEEDKKKRLGEEGAKPKRIRYKPIAR
- a CDS encoding pilus assembly protein TadG-related protein; the encoded protein is MSTNDLIRQGGQVLPLAAVLLVAVAATLLYMFNSGQLVQEKLRLTNTADAVAYSAGVFEARMLNYDAYTNRAIVANQIAIGQAVGLASWAKYMGTAAGNIGPYLYLIPGVGPALQTAMSHVESVMDVLTPALAATIPLHDAAIQALALSQQAMHGPGDAVALANRLALMQRIAQENDPHAVVDPIPLSDDFVGFTRDHASREERRRMGRIVNASRDAFLQSRNWDFGLVVLCTGIELRKRGGTELIDLVDGWKSMDTLSAHHHRIRRLRCRRSENPLGYGSAFSDDGLADGAYSYSGSRTSNPRASRRADSSAGTASGFEPAPHSLGGGAIPSFRELSTDALAAPDPVAGLSIRVTKDATDLRFSGGASVVRPTGRLQLFEGALPGRQAAAISRVEVFFERPDGGNGLHPGKAELGSLFNPYWQARLAPVSATERAQAQLRQGSAQLP
- the cpaB gene encoding Flp pilus assembly protein CpaB, with product MTTPQTPPRTRKNWIVLGVALALGALAAFTASNYLSERMAEIEARATDVDTVQVVVAKSDLASGTRITPDTVAVRAIPRAWAHSSAITPDQYSRAESMALAYPATAGEPLLWTQLEGRRAPTFSARLDAGQRAVTVPVDEISSLSGMVEPGDRIDVVVSVRNETRSFTFTLLQAVPVLATGSRVELGERDPEGRPRGYTTITLDTSPEDAKRVIAAREIGRVTALLRAPGDLAPVSAAITDARKLLGLPADDGRGISTVPVIYGGGPITSGLHLRPRPEDAPD
- a CDS encoding pilus assembly protein N-terminal domain-containing protein → MRLLATALLHLFALCYPLAALAAEMPELTMFLGETRVIGEPNAGRLAVGNGKVLSAAVLDDREILLIANEVGVSSLHIWNATGRNRRLKVTVVPADTARVNREIAAFLAAIPNARSSVIGDKVVVEGDRLSNRDQARIAELAKRYPQIIDFTNPIGWEKMIVMDVHIVEFPINMLREVGLAWNATGGAAIGGVWMPGRRGNAPLQIDIRTGSDNAPPIVNPDGNGGQVPLSSSLNLLSAINAGLNAQLRLMEQNGSASILAQPVLSARNGAEASFLAGGEFPYSVSNINGTTIQFKPYGIRLQITPTVDHNGVIRARIMSEVSDLDLSVMGDSGPALRTRKTETEFNVMDGGTIVLSGLLTRDVNAAIDKVPFLGDIPVLGALFRSRRFQNNETELVVFVTPRAVDRHSVDQDESMLRARQRLDGVPRATEPDLAAVPGLPAPVEDRVVPGQPTGAGSETM
- a CDS encoding ATPase, T2SS/T4P/T4SS family; this encodes MFQVTISHPESPTRIEAITDTSVLIGKGPDCRLRLPGWKIGREHARIYRTRTGLHIQDLGQLFGTSVNGNRLQQYGPIAPTDQITVGPFTLVIEDRLQAQAEGEALEARAVPPGEATPTAPPAAGTASSRGPLLSPGASPIPASPTPQQFWRKRIHEALLDAIDLRRRDLVRMSDEELRAETEALLIELIDKEAALPESIDRDTLRREVLNEAVGLGPLEALLEDDTISEIMVNRHDEIYVERNGRLERHPGSFTSERAVLGVIERIVTPIGRRIDEASPMVDARLKDGSRVNAIIPPLAIKGPALSIRKFGRKLFSAADLVALGAMSPQMAEFMRICVLHRKNILISGGTGSGKTTLLNVLSNFIPDGERIITIEDAAELRLAHSHLISLETRPANAEGRGQIAIRDLVRNALRMRPDRIVVGECRGGEALDMLQAMNTGHDGSLTTLHANTPRDALARLETLVLMAGMDLPLTAIRDQIASAVDIVIQQARLPDGRRVVTAIVEVAGTESGRIQMQELFRHEQLGRDADGRVRSRFTGCDAVPAFYEALAESGVRLDLSLFAAHGQASEP
- a CDS encoding type II secretion system F family protein, producing MNLTLVLVVVAVTIALLVWALADIAIRLLHAWRDRFTRETGFHLHELFLSLDPARLYTLNLALTLLIAGAAWLLTANFVVALVVATGLALAPGAVLRRLRARRCERIEQQLPDALQMLAGTARAGLSLPAALRQVTTELAPPLAQELLLVQHEQRLGVSLDDALENLALRVPAQPVKLMVSAMRIANETGGGLAETLERTATTLRSQQAMELKIRALTAQGKLQAWVVGLLPIFLLWVLSRMEPDAMAMLWTTRLGWGVLAAVLVMEFIGVLLIRRIVAIDI